From the Pontiella agarivorans genome, one window contains:
- a CDS encoding glycoside hydrolase family protein, with the protein MKCLIPYLLWSLFLISAGRVIARPNVPRDVESFAEKLIPQKRILNLMDEGWRVWGCAPMYGPEGKVHVFFARWPNKEEGFSEHQWAAEGQIVHAIADHPLGPYKVLDIVIEGRGGDCWDATGVINPQIHKIDGKYVLLYTGARDGDIATQGVGMLTAPSLYGPWKKISDKKALVETSDDPNAFDSMMCNNPALIKTPDGRYFMYYKGRSMADLEKGKAKRRIGLAIADQLEGPYVKYKGNPVYNPSPKNCEDPYVWFEEGTFKMLMADKTVIERHAGIYLESFDGIHWSDPVKGYPSPMTLCGKKQRLETPMLLMKDGHPEYLFCNRGEANDDPVYSGFVFKVERAGGQ; encoded by the coding sequence ATGAAATGTCTAATACCGTACTTATTGTGGTCTCTATTTCTGATTTCCGCCGGTCGGGTGATTGCCAGGCCGAACGTCCCCCGGGACGTTGAGAGTTTTGCCGAAAAACTTATTCCCCAAAAACGGATTCTGAATTTGATGGATGAAGGCTGGCGGGTATGGGGCTGTGCTCCGATGTATGGTCCCGAAGGAAAGGTGCATGTGTTTTTTGCACGTTGGCCGAATAAGGAGGAAGGATTCAGCGAGCACCAGTGGGCGGCCGAAGGCCAGATTGTGCATGCCATTGCGGATCATCCTTTGGGCCCCTATAAGGTGCTGGATATTGTCATTGAAGGACGCGGTGGCGATTGCTGGGATGCGACGGGGGTAATCAATCCGCAGATTCATAAGATCGATGGAAAATATGTGCTGCTTTATACGGGGGCCCGGGACGGGGATATTGCCACGCAGGGCGTGGGTATGTTGACAGCTCCGTCGCTTTATGGTCCGTGGAAAAAGATCAGTGATAAAAAGGCGCTGGTTGAAACCTCGGATGATCCGAATGCGTTTGACAGCATGATGTGTAACAACCCGGCCCTGATTAAGACGCCGGATGGACGGTATTTTATGTATTACAAAGGGCGTTCCATGGCTGATCTTGAAAAGGGGAAGGCCAAGCGCCGCATCGGACTCGCCATAGCCGATCAATTGGAAGGTCCATACGTCAAATATAAGGGCAATCCCGTCTATAATCCGTCGCCCAAAAATTGTGAAGACCCCTACGTTTGGTTTGAGGAAGGGACGTTTAAAATGCTGATGGCTGATAAGACGGTGATTGAGCGTCATGCCGGCATATATCTGGAGTCATTCGATGGTATTCATTGGTCGGATCCGGTGAAGGGTTATCCCAGTCCGATGACGCTGTGCGGAAAAAAGCAGCGATTGGAAACGCCGATGCTTTTGATGAAAGACGGGCATCCGGAATACCTGTTCTGCAATCGTGGAGAAGCGAATGACGACCCCGTATACAGTGGATTTGTATTCAAAGTTGAACGTGCCGGAGGGCAATAA
- a CDS encoding sulfatase, with protein MRNRLIVLVSMLAGLAAAERPNFLFILVDDLGCRDLGYEGSTFHETPNIDALAASGMRFNQGYAACSVCSPSRASIMTGKATPRHGITDWIGSESGMDWDRDDQVLPAEYVWNLPKEEITIAEAMRDAGYETFFAGKWHLGTKGSWPEDHGFMTNIGGWDKGSPRRHYFSPYKNPALEDGPAGESLTERLARETAEFIESRPDKPFFAFLSFYAVHGRIQTTEELCRKYQKKAAAMGLTENDTRFKFDRRLPVRQVQDNPIYAGLVESMDSAVGLVMNTLKKTGLDKNTVVIFTSDNGGVSSGDSYSTSLLPFRGGKGRQWEGGIREPYLIYVPGMTHEGEVSEEPVIGMDFYPTILELAGLPLMPEQHVDGVSLVPLLKGESIADRDLFWHYPHYGNQGGEPSSIIRSRDWKLIYYHEDGRCELYNLKNDIGEQTDLAAQQPERVALFQKKLNEWLAETGAKFPARDPRFTQEAFDAKIETARTSFMQGLEKEHAACLDENWAPDEGPLPWWGSKGK; from the coding sequence ATGAGAAATAGACTGATCGTGCTGGTGAGCATGCTGGCGGGACTCGCTGCGGCTGAGCGGCCCAATTTTCTGTTCATTCTGGTGGATGATCTGGGCTGTCGGGATCTGGGCTATGAAGGCAGTACTTTTCATGAAACACCGAATATCGATGCGCTGGCGGCATCCGGCATGCGGTTTAATCAGGGTTATGCGGCCTGTTCGGTGTGCAGTCCTTCGCGCGCGAGCATTATGACCGGGAAAGCCACGCCGCGTCATGGAATTACGGATTGGATCGGTTCCGAAAGCGGAATGGACTGGGATCGGGATGATCAGGTGCTGCCGGCAGAATATGTGTGGAACCTTCCGAAGGAGGAGATCACAATTGCCGAGGCGATGCGCGACGCCGGATACGAAACTTTTTTCGCCGGGAAGTGGCATCTCGGAACCAAAGGATCCTGGCCGGAAGACCATGGGTTTATGACGAATATCGGTGGCTGGGATAAAGGGTCGCCGCGGCGTCACTATTTTTCTCCCTACAAAAATCCGGCATTGGAAGATGGTCCGGCGGGCGAATCGCTGACGGAACGGTTGGCACGGGAAACGGCTGAATTTATCGAGTCGCGCCCGGATAAACCGTTTTTTGCGTTTCTGTCTTTTTATGCCGTGCATGGGCGGATTCAAACTACGGAAGAACTGTGTCGGAAATATCAGAAAAAAGCGGCGGCCATGGGGCTGACCGAAAACGATACCCGCTTTAAATTTGATCGGCGTTTGCCGGTGCGGCAGGTGCAGGATAACCCGATCTATGCCGGGTTGGTGGAAAGCATGGATTCCGCGGTCGGACTGGTGATGAATACGTTGAAGAAAACCGGGCTCGATAAAAATACCGTGGTGATTTTCACTTCTGACAATGGCGGCGTTTCATCCGGTGACAGTTATTCAACGAGCCTGCTTCCCTTTCGCGGGGGAAAAGGTCGTCAATGGGAAGGCGGCATTCGTGAGCCGTATCTGATTTATGTGCCGGGAATGACGCATGAGGGAGAGGTTTCGGAAGAGCCGGTGATTGGAATGGATTTTTATCCAACCATTCTGGAGTTGGCCGGACTCCCGCTTATGCCGGAACAACATGTGGATGGCGTCAGTCTGGTTCCGTTGTTGAAGGGGGAGTCTATTGCGGATCGGGATTTGTTCTGGCACTACCCGCATTACGGGAATCAGGGGGGCGAGCCGTCATCAATCATTCGTTCCAGGGATTGGAAATTAATCTATTACCACGAAGACGGGCGGTGTGAACTTTATAATCTGAAGAACGATATCGGGGAACAGACCGACCTTGCCGCGCAACAACCGGAGCGGGTGGCTCTGTTTCAAAAGAAGCTGAATGAGTGGTTGGCGGAAACCGGGGCAAAGTTTCCGGCCCGTGATCCGCGTTTTACGCAGGAAGCATTTGACGCAAAAATTGAAACAGCCCGGACTTCGTTCATGCAGGGACTTGAGAAGGAGCACGCAGCTTGTCTGGATGAAAACTGGGCGCCGGATGAAGGTCCGTTGCCATGGTGGGGCAGTAAGGGGAAATGA
- a CDS encoding DUF6786 family protein: protein MLLPVLLLGCATQPGGFTDDVAFMKKHTEIILLKKGKAAVAVAPDYQGRVMTSAINRKTGDGFGWINRPVIETGVLPESERKGKLEEHIHIFGGEERFWLGPEGGQFGFYFKPGSEFVFEDWTTPAAIDTEPFELVVKSADRAVFRRDCELTNYSGTVFTMGIERTVRLLDADAVEDSINQSVPQGVEFVAFETDNRLTNRGKTAWKAETGLPSIWLLGHFSPSPSTTIVIPFESGPERALGPKVNGTYFGKVPPEYLTVEDDVLFFRGDGTRRGKIGVSPERSKGVAGSYDAEGQVLTLLTYNQQAAPNGFVNSMWEFQKEPYKGDVINSYNDGSPAPGKPPLGPFYELETSSPAAALKPGETMQHIQQTMHFHGSEEALEPLARNILGVGLQDIKTVNQTGSNRK from the coding sequence ATGCTTCTTCCGGTTTTGTTGCTTGGGTGCGCGACTCAACCAGGAGGATTTACAGATGATGTGGCGTTTATGAAAAAGCATACCGAGATCATTCTTCTGAAAAAGGGCAAAGCCGCGGTTGCGGTGGCCCCTGATTATCAGGGACGGGTGATGACCAGCGCGATCAACCGGAAGACCGGCGATGGATTTGGCTGGATCAACCGACCGGTGATTGAAACGGGCGTGCTGCCTGAAAGCGAGCGCAAGGGGAAACTGGAAGAGCATATTCATATTTTCGGCGGCGAGGAGCGTTTTTGGCTGGGGCCGGAGGGTGGACAGTTCGGGTTCTATTTCAAGCCGGGTTCGGAGTTTGTATTTGAAGATTGGACGACGCCGGCGGCGATTGATACCGAACCCTTTGAGTTGGTCGTGAAGTCGGCCGATCGCGCGGTTTTCCGGCGTGACTGTGAGTTGACAAATTATAGCGGTACAGTTTTCACGATGGGGATCGAGCGTACGGTTCGGCTGCTGGATGCAGATGCCGTGGAGGATTCCATTAATCAATCCGTGCCGCAGGGCGTGGAGTTTGTCGCCTTTGAAACAGATAACCGTTTGACCAATCGGGGAAAAACAGCGTGGAAGGCGGAAACCGGTTTGCCATCGATCTGGCTGCTGGGTCACTTCAGTCCTTCGCCGAGTACCACGATTGTGATTCCTTTTGAGTCGGGGCCTGAACGTGCATTAGGGCCGAAGGTGAACGGCACCTATTTCGGCAAAGTTCCTCCGGAGTATTTGACCGTAGAAGATGATGTGCTCTTTTTCCGGGGCGACGGTACGCGGCGCGGTAAGATTGGCGTCAGTCCGGAACGTTCAAAAGGCGTGGCCGGGAGCTATGATGCCGAGGGACAGGTCTTGACGCTTTTGACCTATAATCAGCAGGCGGCTCCGAATGGATTTGTGAACTCCATGTGGGAGTTTCAGAAAGAGCCGTACAAAGGCGATGTAATCAATTCCTATAATGATGGATCGCCGGCACCGGGTAAGCCGCCGCTGGGCCCGTTTTATGAACTGGAAACTTCTTCGCCTGCGGCCGCTCTGAAACCGGGTGAAACGATGCAGCATATTCAGCAGACCATGCATTTCCATGGTTCGGAAGAAGCGCTGGAACCATTGGCCCGCAATATTCTTGGGGTTGGGTTGCAGGATATAAAAACGGTAAATCAAACGGGATCGAACAGAAAATAG
- a CDS encoding sulfatase family protein encodes MNGCLIKSVGIVLLGILCAGAVSAKTQKPNFVVIFVDDMGYGDIEPFGSKQNKTPELNRMAEEGMKFTSFYAAAPLCSPSRAALMTGCYPKRVGLDVGSIHAVLLAKDAHGLNPSEKTIAEVLKDEGYATACIGKWHLGDQPEFMPNNQGFDTYFGIPYSNNIWPFEKHPKGAPAYPPLPLMRNEKIVEIVEDMGDQAQLCRRFTEEALSFIKENRDQPFFVYLPHTSVHHPRTAPVEFLKRAGKEQNLDEERMLTDKKYAMNQRLRAQVEELDWSTGQVLDCIRDLGLADNTLVIFTSDNGPSAGGSSGPLKGNKGKSFEGGMREPMIAWWPGTIPANTTCDEVATVMDLLPTFAALSGGAVPRDRIIDGKNIMPLLRGDEEATSPYHAFFYHRRDVLEAVRSGEWKLTVKGELYNLDEDIGERNNVAAQHPEVVERLRGYLAACRADLNDPDHCRAVGHNSNPQYLE; translated from the coding sequence ATGAATGGTTGCCTGATTAAATCGGTGGGAATTGTCCTGCTTGGAATCCTGTGTGCCGGGGCGGTTTCCGCAAAAACTCAGAAACCCAATTTTGTTGTGATCTTTGTTGATGACATGGGGTATGGCGATATCGAACCGTTCGGCTCGAAACAGAATAAGACGCCGGAGCTTAACCGAATGGCTGAAGAGGGTATGAAATTCACTTCTTTTTATGCTGCGGCGCCGCTCTGTTCTCCATCCCGTGCCGCACTGATGACGGGATGTTACCCGAAACGGGTTGGTCTGGATGTCGGCTCAATTCATGCGGTGCTGTTGGCAAAAGATGCCCACGGTCTGAATCCGTCGGAGAAGACGATTGCTGAAGTGTTGAAGGACGAAGGGTATGCGACGGCTTGTATCGGTAAATGGCATCTGGGCGATCAGCCGGAATTTATGCCGAATAATCAGGGGTTCGATACCTATTTCGGTATTCCGTATTCAAATAATATCTGGCCTTTCGAGAAGCATCCAAAGGGAGCGCCGGCCTATCCGCCGTTGCCGTTGATGCGGAATGAAAAAATCGTTGAGATCGTTGAGGATATGGGCGATCAGGCTCAGCTGTGCCGTCGCTTTACGGAAGAAGCCCTGTCATTCATTAAAGAAAACAGGGATCAGCCGTTCTTCGTCTACCTTCCGCATACCTCTGTTCATCATCCGCGAACTGCGCCGGTTGAGTTTCTGAAGCGTGCGGGCAAAGAACAGAATCTGGATGAAGAGAGAATGTTGACGGATAAAAAGTATGCCATGAATCAGCGGCTTCGGGCTCAGGTGGAAGAGCTCGATTGGTCCACAGGCCAAGTGCTGGATTGTATCCGGGATCTGGGATTGGCAGACAATACGCTGGTGATCTTTACTTCGGATAACGGCCCGTCGGCCGGAGGTTCCAGCGGCCCGCTGAAGGGAAATAAAGGAAAGAGTTTTGAAGGCGGTATGCGTGAACCTATGATCGCCTGGTGGCCGGGAACCATCCCGGCGAATACGACCTGCGATGAGGTGGCAACCGTGATGGATTTGCTGCCGACGTTTGCTGCGCTCTCTGGAGGGGCGGTGCCCCGCGACCGTATTATTGACGGGAAAAATATCATGCCGCTTTTGCGCGGCGATGAGGAGGCCACGTCACCCTACCATGCATTTTTTTATCACCGGCGTGATGTTCTTGAGGCCGTTCGTTCCGGGGAGTGGAAGCTGACGGTCAAAGGCGAACTTTATAATCTCGATGAAGATATCGGCGAACGGAATAATGTTGCGGCTCAGCATCCGGAAGTGGTGGAGCGGTTGCGTGGTTATTTGGCTGCGTGCCGTGCTGATCTGAATGATCCGGATCATTGTCGTGCGGTCGGGCATAACAGTAATCCGCAATACCTTGAATGA
- a CDS encoding sulfatase family protein: MKVFVYCALLMVSISAIARPNIIIILTDDQGYNDLGCYGSETIKTPRIDQMAKEGMRLTSFYAAAPLCGQSRSALLTGCYSQRLAELGDEKEFHTTISPEEILLSEVLKKSGYITGCIGKWHLAGTRRNCISSSKKEGFGLVHPEIMPMQKGFDSYLGIPYSNDTPPIVLMRGNEIIEELGRGEKQTGITTRYTDEALRFIEDNQQGPFFLYLAHNMPHAPLWPGKDFEGKSEYGRYGDCVEEIDWNTGRILDKLKELGIDEKTIVIYMSDNGPWLRKPKDKGALRFVPDASYLQGGCADPLRGSKMTTYDGGLRVPCIIRWPKSIAAGRVSDELVSALDWFPTLARFANAQIPTDRTIDGVDQSAFLTGKSEHSSRQDFYYYKWLHLHAVRSGDWKLVLPREAKPADLGWYNKHQEAVTETTLYHLKKDIGETTNVAKQNPEVVSRLMKIIEKAQRDLGDQSRGIDGQGIRHTNK, encoded by the coding sequence GTGAAGGTTTTTGTTTATTGTGCATTGTTGATGGTCAGTATTTCGGCCATTGCGCGCCCGAATATCATTATTATTTTAACCGATGATCAGGGCTATAATGATTTGGGATGTTATGGATCGGAAACCATTAAAACGCCGCGTATTGATCAGATGGCAAAAGAGGGGATGCGACTGACGAGTTTCTATGCGGCCGCTCCATTGTGCGGCCAGAGTCGGTCGGCACTGTTAACCGGATGCTATTCCCAGAGATTGGCCGAATTGGGGGATGAGAAGGAGTTTCATACCACCATCAGTCCGGAAGAAATTTTACTTTCTGAAGTATTGAAAAAAAGCGGGTATATAACCGGCTGCATTGGAAAATGGCATCTTGCCGGCACTCGGCGAAATTGCATTAGTTCGTCAAAAAAAGAGGGCTTCGGTTTAGTGCACCCCGAAATTATGCCGATGCAAAAGGGCTTTGATTCGTATCTGGGGATTCCTTACAGCAACGATACTCCTCCCATCGTTTTAATGCGGGGCAATGAGATTATTGAAGAGCTGGGACGTGGCGAAAAACAAACGGGGATCACGACGCGCTATACCGATGAGGCCTTGAGGTTTATCGAGGACAATCAGCAGGGTCCCTTTTTCCTTTATCTGGCGCACAACATGCCGCATGCGCCTCTTTGGCCGGGCAAAGATTTTGAAGGTAAATCGGAGTATGGCCGCTACGGGGATTGTGTGGAGGAGATCGATTGGAATACGGGGCGCATTCTGGACAAGCTTAAGGAATTGGGGATCGATGAAAAGACCATCGTAATCTACATGTCGGATAACGGCCCGTGGCTCCGGAAGCCAAAGGATAAAGGGGCGTTACGGTTTGTTCCGGATGCATCCTATCTCCAAGGGGGGTGCGCAGATCCGCTTCGGGGATCGAAGATGACCACTTATGATGGCGGACTGCGTGTGCCGTGCATCATTCGCTGGCCGAAGTCGATTGCTGCCGGCCGGGTTAGCGACGAATTGGTTTCTGCGCTCGATTGGTTCCCGACGTTGGCCCGTTTCGCGAATGCTCAAATCCCGACGGACCGAACGATTGACGGGGTGGACCAGAGCGCATTTTTGACGGGGAAATCCGAGCATTCATCGCGTCAGGATTTTTATTATTACAAATGGCTGCATTTGCATGCGGTGCGTTCCGGTGATTGGAAACTGGTGCTTCCGCGCGAAGCTAAACCGGCGGATTTGGGATGGTATAATAAGCATCAGGAAGCTGTCACCGAAACGACGCTTTATCATCTGAAAAAGGACATTGGAGAGACGACGAATGTTGCAAAGCAAAACCCGGAAGTGGTCAGCCGTTTAATGAAAATTATTGAAAAGGCACAACGAGATCTCGGCGACCAAAGCCGTGGAATCGACGGGCAGGGCATTCGTCATACGAATAAATAG
- a CDS encoding response regulator transcription factor, which translates to MSTTIQILIIEDNPAFAESLMTMIEISHNMSCSAVYGSAEKCMTALTSTAPPVADLVLLDLHLPGKNGLTLVPMLRKFLPDADILVLTQDDDYLTTLEAIRLGVAGYILKDSSITEIRDAIQDIHDGAGIIDPQLSRMIFNALSSDKLPVKNPLNSGELEVLELLAMGYIKKEIAERLNLSYRSVSKKTERIYKKMQVPNVAAAVAAAIRKGLI; encoded by the coding sequence ATGAGCACAACCATTCAAATACTGATCATAGAAGACAATCCCGCGTTTGCCGAATCGCTCATGACGATGATCGAAATTTCTCATAATATGAGTTGTTCCGCGGTCTACGGTTCTGCCGAAAAATGTATGACCGCATTAACCAGTACAGCACCGCCGGTGGCAGACCTGGTTTTGCTCGATCTGCACCTCCCAGGGAAAAACGGCCTTACACTCGTTCCAATGCTTCGGAAATTTTTACCGGATGCGGATATTCTTGTGCTTACACAAGACGATGACTATCTCACGACACTGGAGGCTATTCGGCTGGGTGTAGCCGGCTATATTCTCAAAGACTCCTCAATCACCGAAATCCGTGATGCCATTCAGGATATTCATGACGGTGCCGGTATTATAGACCCACAACTTTCCCGTATGATTTTTAACGCGTTAAGTTCCGACAAACTTCCCGTAAAAAACCCTTTAAACAGCGGCGAACTGGAAGTGCTGGAACTTTTGGCAATGGGGTATATCAAGAAAGAAATTGCCGAACGCCTGAACCTGAGTTACCGCTCTGTTTCCAAAAAGACAGAACGGATATACAAAAAGATGCAGGTGCCCAATGTCGCCGCCGCCGTCGCCGCCGCCATTCGTAAAGGACTAATTTGA
- a CDS encoding family 43 glycosylhydrolase, with amino-acid sequence MKWMKPAVVWALLTAAGMAGVKEVGFTTSPAFNIGVEKGVMRRDPSDILKENGRYYVWYTKGDKFAGYDATIWYATSLDGHTWTEQGEAIARGAEGSWDEQSVFTPNILKAEGKFWLFYTAVPKPFLREETKTAIGVMVSDSPDGPWVRCGSNPVLKASENPELFDSFRVDDSCLVVRDGKYWMYYKGRQWGKTSAQTKMGVAIADKPGGPYVKHKANPLIQGGHEVIVWPYGSGIVALIGHRGSKAVRETLQYAGDGISFKKLSSLEGIPWAGGTYRPEAFTDSNQGRMIEWGLQIARKEGELPFLERFDYRWAECAPEE; translated from the coding sequence ATGAAATGGATGAAACCGGCAGTGGTATGGGCTCTTTTAACCGCGGCAGGAATGGCTGGCGTTAAAGAAGTGGGTTTTACGACGTCTCCGGCATTTAATATCGGCGTGGAAAAGGGCGTTATGCGCCGCGATCCGAGCGATATTCTGAAAGAGAACGGCCGGTATTATGTTTGGTACACGAAGGGCGATAAATTTGCGGGGTATGATGCGACGATCTGGTATGCCACCTCGCTGGATGGTCACACATGGACGGAGCAGGGCGAAGCAATTGCCCGTGGTGCGGAAGGAAGCTGGGATGAGCAGAGTGTCTTTACGCCGAATATTCTGAAAGCCGAGGGAAAATTCTGGTTGTTCTATACAGCGGTTCCGAAACCCTTTCTCCGGGAGGAAACCAAGACTGCGATCGGGGTGATGGTTTCTGATTCTCCGGATGGACCATGGGTGCGGTGCGGCAGTAACCCCGTGCTGAAGGCCAGTGAAAATCCGGAACTGTTCGACAGTTTTCGCGTGGATGATTCCTGCCTCGTTGTACGGGATGGCAAATACTGGATGTACTATAAAGGCCGTCAATGGGGCAAAACCTCTGCACAAACAAAAATGGGTGTAGCCATTGCTGACAAGCCCGGAGGTCCCTATGTGAAGCATAAAGCCAATCCGCTGATTCAGGGCGGGCATGAGGTGATTGTCTGGCCATACGGCAGCGGCATTGTGGCACTCATTGGACACCGTGGCTCCAAAGCGGTCAGGGAAACACTGCAATACGCCGGTGATGGAATTTCGTTTAAAAAGCTTTCGAGTCTGGAGGGCATTCCCTGGGCGGGGGGGACCTATCGTCCCGAGGCCTTTACGGATAGCAATCAGGGGCGAATGATTGAATGGGGGTTGCAGATTGCCAGGAAGGAAGGCGAACTTCCTTTTCTGGAACGGTTTGACTATAGGTGGGCCGAGTGCGCACCGGAGGAATAA
- a CDS encoding sulfatase, with amino-acid sequence MKIKLNILITGLLIFSAQGKVDDSPRERLEKPNILFILIDDFGWNDVGYNGSTFYETPRLDQLASEWIRLDYCYTPSPMCSPTRTSILTGKNPARHGVTQWLPGRDTFYGLPDQTANVYCPTPLSKGIKESEVTLGEAFQSAGYETAFMGKWHMGKFKVTGGPANHGYAFTQAVIEENGCDMFYPFRGHPEYFPNAKKGDNFTDLLTDAAIDFVTADREKPFYLHLCHFAMHHPIGSKPELREYFEQKRAALPVLENDRIQTDHMHKPQKFRQDDPEYAGELATLDENIGRLVDALKAAGQYENTIIVFTGDNGGRTSYHREHPTSVQPLRAGKTFVYEGGLRTPLLIHLPKYSGTKTIDVPVSSMDFYPTLLDLAGLPLKPEQHLDGVNLAPLFDGKTIEREPFVWHFPHYQHEGSYPSSAIRMGDYKLIHDYFYDDEQLFDVVNDPYEKNDLAARHPERTKRMKEQLMAYLKNAGAYLPVAPTAAEIESMRLGAIKDAKKNRRKKKK; translated from the coding sequence ATGAAAATAAAACTGAATATACTGATTACGGGTTTGCTGATTTTTTCTGCGCAAGGGAAGGTGGATGATTCACCCCGGGAGCGTCTGGAAAAACCCAATATTTTGTTCATATTGATTGATGATTTCGGCTGGAACGATGTCGGTTATAACGGCAGTACGTTTTATGAAACGCCGCGGCTCGATCAATTGGCAAGCGAATGGATTCGATTAGACTACTGCTATACGCCGAGTCCCATGTGTTCGCCGACGCGTACGAGTATTCTGACTGGAAAAAATCCGGCGCGTCACGGGGTGACCCAGTGGTTGCCGGGGCGCGATACCTTTTATGGGTTACCGGATCAAACGGCGAACGTGTATTGCCCGACCCCGTTATCGAAAGGTATCAAGGAGAGTGAGGTAACACTGGGTGAGGCTTTCCAGTCGGCAGGGTATGAAACGGCGTTTATGGGTAAATGGCACATGGGAAAATTCAAGGTAACCGGCGGGCCGGCCAATCATGGCTATGCCTTCACACAAGCGGTGATTGAAGAAAATGGTTGTGACATGTTTTACCCTTTTCGCGGGCATCCTGAATATTTCCCCAATGCTAAAAAGGGCGATAATTTTACTGATTTGCTGACGGATGCGGCGATTGATTTTGTGACGGCCGATCGGGAGAAACCGTTTTATCTGCATTTATGTCATTTCGCGATGCATCATCCCATTGGTTCGAAGCCGGAGCTGCGCGAATATTTTGAACAAAAACGGGCGGCGTTACCGGTATTGGAAAATGATCGGATTCAAACAGACCATATGCATAAGCCGCAGAAATTCCGACAGGATGATCCTGAATATGCCGGAGAGTTGGCAACGCTGGATGAAAATATCGGACGTTTAGTTGATGCTTTAAAAGCCGCGGGGCAGTATGAAAACACGATCATTGTGTTTACTGGAGATAACGGCGGGCGCACTTCGTATCATCGGGAGCACCCGACATCGGTACAACCGCTTCGCGCCGGTAAAACCTTTGTTTATGAAGGCGGACTGCGTACGCCGTTACTGATTCATTTGCCAAAATATTCAGGAACAAAGACGATTGATGTGCCGGTTTCGAGTATGGATTTTTATCCCACGTTGCTGGATCTGGCAGGGTTGCCGCTGAAACCGGAACAGCATCTGGATGGGGTGAACCTCGCTCCTCTGTTTGATGGAAAGACGATTGAGCGCGAACCGTTTGTTTGGCATTTCCCTCATTACCAGCATGAAGGTTCCTATCCGTCCAGCGCGATCCGCATGGGCGATTATAAACTGATTCATGATTATTTTTATGACGACGAGCAGTTGTTTGATGTGGTGAATGATCCGTATGAAAAAAATGATCTTGCTGCACGGCATCCGGAACGGACGAAACGCATGAAGGAGCAGTTGATGGCCTATTTGAAAAATGCGGGAGCCTATCTTCCGGTGGCACCCACTGCTGCTGAAATTGAATCCATGCGTCTGGGCGCGATCAAAGACGCAAAAAAGAACCGTCGGAAAAAAAAGAAGTAA